From Quercus lobata isolate SW786 chromosome 1, ValleyOak3.0 Primary Assembly, whole genome shotgun sequence, one genomic window encodes:
- the LOC115981138 gene encoding F-box protein FBW2-like, translating to MNNTTTSNPKKLCLSVVKDEVVVVGGGGGGEWESLNPEILALIFTRLSAEERVGVLPVVCKSFAACVHGPYCWAEIDIDQWCRKMDRTGFQVDSAVRKLVRRTRGTVRRLSAFKVGDPGFAYVANCGRFLRVLQIPMSDVTDKMVERHAISFENIAVLDISYCLKITCKGLESFGKNCKTLVHLRRNMPLPEVLPSYNVNGTGIKPDDNEAMIIADTMPGLQHLELCYGRFGDVGLEAVLAKCTALTHLDIRGCWSVKLDGDLEDRCYQLQEFKSPWHDEFDNEASSGSDSDGANADVESSSDED from the exons atgaacaaCACAACCACTTCAAATCCTAAGAAACTGTGTTTGAGCGTTGTTAAGGACgaggttgttgttgttggtggtggtggtggtggagagtGGGAGAGTCTGAACCCAGAAATATTGGCTCTGATATTCACGAGACTTTCAGCTGAGGAAAGGGTCGGAGTGTTGCCTGTGGTTTGCAAGTCGTTCGCGGCGTGTGTGCATGGTCCTTATTGTTGGGCTGAGATTGACATCGATCAATGGTGTCGCAAGATGGACCGTACGGGTTTCCAAGTTGATTCGGCCGTACGGAAGCTCGTGCGGCGGACTAGAGGGACTGTGCGCCGCCTCTCTGCTTTCAAGGTTGGCGATCCTGGCTTCGCTTATGTTGCCAACTG tGGCAGATTCCTTAGGGTATTGCAGATTCCTATGAGTGATGTCACTGACAAAATGGTAGAGAGGCATGCAATTTCATTTGAAAACATCGCAGTCCTTGACATCAGCTACTGTTTGAAGATAACATGCAAAGGGCTTGAATCTTTTGGAAAGAactgcaagaccttggttcacTTGAGGAGAAATATGCCCCTACCGGAGGTGTTGCCTAGTTACAATGTGAATGGGACGGGCATCAAGCCTGATGATAACGAGGCAATGATCATAGCTGACACAATGCCAGGACTTCAGCATCTTGAGCTTTGTTATGGCCGCTTTGGCGACGTTGGCCTTGAGGCCGTTCTTGCTAAGTGCACGGCCCTTACACATCTTGACATTCGAGGGTGTTGGAGCGTGAAGTTGGATGGTGATCTTGAGGATAGATGCTACCAGCTTCAAGAGTTTAAGAGCCCCTGGCATGATGAGTTTGACAACGAGGCCTCCTCAGGTAGTGACAGTGATGGAGCCAATGCTGATGTAGAATCTTCCTCTGATGAGGATTAA
- the LOC115981131 gene encoding tubulin beta-5 chain has product MREILHIQGGQCGNQIGSKFWEVVCDEHGIDPTGRYTGNSELQLERVNVYYNEASCGRYVPRAVLMDLEPGTMDSVRTGPYGQIFRPDNFVFGQSGAGNNWAKGHYTEGAELIDSVLDVVRKEAENCDCLQGFQVCHSLGGGTGSGMGTLLISKIREEYPDRMMLTFSVFPSPKVSDTVVEPYNATLSVHQLVENADECMVLDNEALYDICFRTLKLTTPSFGDLNHLISATMSGVTCCLRFPGQLNSDLRKLAVNLIPFPRLHFFMVGFAPLTSRGSQQYRALTVPELTQQMWDSKNMMCAADPRHGRYLTASAMFRGKMSTKEVDEQMINVQNKNSSYFVEWIPNNVKSSVCDIPPRGLSMASTFIGNSTSIQEMFRRVSEQFTAMFRRKAFLHWYTGEGMDEMEFTEAESNMNDLVSEYQQYQDATADEELDYEDEEDAEQEEM; this is encoded by the exons atgagagaaatccTTCACATTCAGGGTGGACAATGTGGAAACCAGATCGGATCAAAGTTCTGGGAAGTGGTTTGCGACGAGCACGGCATCGACCCTACCGGCCGTTACACTGGGAACTCTGAACTGCAATTGGAGCGCGTCAATGTGTATTACAATGAGGCCTCTTGTGGGCGCTACGTACCACGTGCCGTGCTCATGGATCTCGAGCCAGGTACCATGGACAGTGTGAGGACTGGTCCCTATGGTCAGATCTTCAGGCCTGATAACTTCGTTTTCGGGCAGTCTGGTGCTGGAAACAACtgggccaaagggcattacactGAGGGAGCGGAGCTCATTGACTCGGTTCTTGATGTTGTGAGAAAGGAAGCTGAGAATTGTGACTGTCTTCAGG GCTTCCAAGTATGCCACTCTCTTGGTGGGGGTACCGGTTCTGGGATGGGTACTTTGCTTATTTCGAAGATCAGGGAAGAGTACCCTGACAGGATGATGCTTACTTTCTCTGTGTTCCCATCGCCAAAGGTCTCAGATACAGTTGTTGAGCCCTACAATGCCACCCTTTCTGTTCATCAGCTTGTTGAGAATGCAGATGAGTGCATGGTGTTGGATAATGAGGCCTTGTATGATATTTGTTTCAGGACTCTGAAGTTAACTACCCCAAGCT TTGGTGATCTGAACCATCTGATCTCTGCAACCATGAGTGGTGTTACTTGCTGCCTCAGGTTCCCTGGCCAGCTTAACTCTGACCTCCGGAAACTTGCAGTGAATCTCATTCCGTTCCCCCGTCTGCACTTCTTTATGGTTGGATTTGCTCCTCTTACCTCACGTGGTTCTCAACAGTACCGTGCTCTAACTGTCCCAGAGCTTACCCAGCAAATGTGGGATTCAAAGAACATGATGTGCGCTGCAGACCCACGCCACGGTCGCTACCTCACAGCTTCAGCCATGTTCAGGGGCAAGATGAGTACTAAAGAAGTCGATGAACAGATGATCAATGTGCAGAATAAGAATTCTTCTTACTTTGTTGAGTGGATCCCGAACAATGTGAAATCAAGTGTCTGTGATATTCCTCCCAGGGGCCTCTCTATGGCATCGACCTTTATTGGGAACTCAACCTCCATCCAGGAGATGTTTAGGCGGGTGAGCGAGCAGTTCACAGCTATGTTCAGGAGAAAGGCTTTCTTGCACTGGTACACTGGGGAAGGCATGGATGAAATGGAGTTCACCGAGGCAGAAAGCAACATGAATGATCTGGTATCCGAGTACCAGCAGTACCAAGATGCCACAGCAGATGAGGAACTTGACTATGAGGATGAGGAGGATGCTGAGCAGGAGGAGATGTAA